A single Crateriforma conspicua DNA region contains:
- a CDS encoding nucleoside hydrolase, with protein sequence MKAASFVVALITFGVMFPLVACSRASCQDAPVPIIFDTDIGNDCDDVLALGMIHALQSRGECELLAVTITKDHPQAAAFTDAVNTFYGRGQVPIGVCDSGVTNHAGRFNVLADAKDDSGRLRFPHDLRDGKQAPDAVAVLRKALADAKDHSVVIAQVGFSTNLANLLDSPGDSISPMSGKELVRQKVSLVSAMAGAFTQIKNDKGQLYDHQEYNVKMDIPAAQKLASQWPTPIWWSGFEIGKALPYPHQSILNDYDYVDHHPLSEAYTLYIPPPHDRPTWDLTSVLAAIRPDHHYFDLSPPGTITVADDSLTTFKAQENGKHRYLIIPDGEADRITEALVLLSSQPPSVSPEPSR encoded by the coding sequence ATGAAAGCGGCTTCGTTTGTCGTTGCCTTGATCACGTTTGGTGTCATGTTCCCGTTGGTCGCCTGCTCAAGGGCAAGTTGCCAGGACGCTCCGGTACCGATCATCTTCGACACCGACATCGGCAACGATTGCGACGACGTCTTGGCCCTGGGAATGATCCACGCTTTGCAATCCCGCGGCGAATGCGAGTTGTTGGCCGTCACGATTACCAAAGATCATCCACAGGCCGCCGCGTTTACCGATGCGGTCAACACGTTTTATGGCCGAGGCCAAGTCCCGATCGGCGTCTGCGACAGTGGCGTGACGAATCATGCCGGTCGCTTCAACGTGCTGGCCGATGCGAAAGACGATTCGGGCCGCCTGCGATTCCCCCACGACCTTCGTGACGGCAAACAAGCCCCCGATGCGGTTGCCGTTCTTCGCAAAGCCTTGGCCGACGCCAAGGATCACAGCGTGGTCATCGCACAAGTCGGTTTTTCAACCAACTTGGCCAATCTGTTGGACAGCCCCGGCGATTCGATCAGCCCCATGTCTGGGAAAGAATTGGTGCGTCAGAAGGTTTCTCTGGTTTCAGCCATGGCGGGCGCCTTCACACAAATCAAGAACGACAAAGGCCAGCTGTACGATCACCAAGAGTACAACGTGAAAATGGACATACCGGCGGCACAGAAGCTGGCGTCACAATGGCCGACGCCGATTTGGTGGAGCGGATTTGAAATTGGCAAGGCGTTGCCGTACCCGCACCAAAGCATCTTGAACGACTACGACTATGTGGACCATCACCCGCTTTCCGAAGCCTACACGTTGTACATTCCGCCACCACACGATCGCCCGACCTGGGATTTGACCAGTGTGTTGGCCGCGATTCGCCCTGATCACCACTACTTTGATCTGTCGCCGCCGGGAACCATCACCGTTGCCGACGACAGCCTGACCACCTTCAAGGCACAGGAAAATGGAAAGCACCGCTATCTGATCATTCCTGACGGCGAGGCCGATCGCATTACCGAAGCATTGGTGCTGCTATCCAGCCAACCGCCCAGCGTTTCACCCGAACCATCACGCTAG
- a CDS encoding PEP-CTERM sorting domain-containing protein: MKPAGFVLAATVAVFHACHAGNSNAEIVMMDFSDGEGVPGFVIDASPGSGQTADPTFGLAAASNVYEEEGFRITALSTGSGSVSSNFIYGQNGSGNDVDPSATSTGLSTVNVTSKDNLDGTFSGSGNTAIRFLLEQTDGSNFDFRSLQLSTFFDPGESTSSSQTVLFQALDTSDSVIGSLSFAFGSAGASFNNNAGPFTVDFTSTTGFDVANSIRWSQTHVGRHQFDNIVIDNLDAAAVPEPSSLFALATMGGVVAWRKRRIKTAV; the protein is encoded by the coding sequence ATGAAACCCGCAGGCTTTGTGCTCGCCGCCACGGTCGCAGTCTTTCACGCCTGTCACGCCGGCAACTCCAACGCCGAAATCGTCATGATGGATTTCAGCGACGGCGAAGGTGTACCGGGATTTGTCATCGATGCCTCACCCGGCTCCGGTCAAACCGCTGATCCTACCTTCGGCCTTGCGGCTGCTTCCAATGTCTATGAGGAGGAAGGGTTCCGTATCACTGCTTTATCAACCGGAAGCGGTAGTGTTTCTTCCAATTTCATCTATGGGCAAAATGGATCGGGTAACGATGTGGACCCATCGGCTACGTCGACGGGCTTGTCGACCGTGAATGTGACAAGCAAGGACAACCTTGATGGCACCTTCTCCGGTAGTGGTAACACTGCAATCAGGTTCCTTCTGGAGCAAACCGACGGATCCAACTTTGACTTTCGGTCGTTGCAACTGAGCACATTTTTCGATCCCGGCGAGTCTACTTCGTCAAGCCAAACGGTCCTATTCCAGGCGCTGGATACCAGTGATTCAGTCATCGGATCTCTATCCTTTGCGTTTGGCTCGGCCGGTGCCTCGTTCAACAACAACGCAGGCCCGTTCACCGTTGATTTCACATCGACAACAGGTTTTGATGTTGCCAACAGTATTCGTTGGTCGCAAACCCACGTGGGTCGCCACCAGTTCGATAACATCGTGATCGACAACTTGGATGCGGCGGCGGTCCCGGAACCATCCAGCCTGTTTGCACTGGCGACCATGGGCGGCGTGGTCGCGTGGCGAAAGCGACGAATCAAAACTGCCGTCTAA
- a CDS encoding DUF1559 family PulG-like putative transporter has product MSLCSISRRDIARRWSLTFIALVLFGTLPGCGESAEDKMMRAAMRVRPQADGDEPDPPASRPAPKPAAQPAPEKKVAAAAQAPSKPAPAAQESANPPAGDATPDDAPSTGMQPIEQRKPEAPLDDQQRRAMAIKNLEAITEALISYKDDNGRLPTAAMVHEGFPTLSWRVSLLPYLGYQDLYDQFDPTLPWNRGKNKELLKYIPDVYVSPERFDTKTNWLLPAHEAFIFGENRAPRDVRIEDGLGDTLMLVEVQDGLAVEWTQPKDFDPPDRRDFKDLLGAQRGDGILGAWANGYTTFLSSGVGASQLAAAMSYESGEPFRAAQIHRDPDVGPVASNAMTSTVSTTTAAATSPSTPRTTTATVSQGSRPRGRAVERLNEMKPSREEINRAGKRLQDIYADRIREAEQLTQKRKILSEMLIQAERLEADPAGAYALRSAAMKLAVDTGDIRSLLRAVDSRVQRFAVDPYEVNATALAAFAERNMRNDNARRAASEFAKRAVVTIRDGILQDDYDGCGKLASMAAAMQKSDSGNRYQLNLRNRNEVDPQKLWTRLSSLLSSTKQRYADAAEQLALFRQDDSDGDAASSVGRFLCFIKGDWQTGLPLLTQGGIEALQTAAQRDLQGAANVGEQVALGDMWWELGQRAKAGVYKQGALDRAGFWYESVYEVMPESLDKLHVKARLDELNEGVPGSPLAALRQLSLHLQIPPDATLEQLATGNGRAFGNDDDDDD; this is encoded by the coding sequence ATGTCCCTTTGCAGTATTTCGCGTCGAGACATTGCCCGTCGATGGTCGCTGACGTTCATCGCGCTGGTCCTTTTTGGCACCTTGCCGGGATGTGGCGAAAGTGCCGAAGACAAAATGATGCGGGCCGCGATGCGAGTACGTCCGCAAGCCGACGGCGACGAACCGGATCCGCCCGCGTCGCGACCCGCGCCAAAGCCCGCCGCCCAACCGGCACCGGAAAAGAAGGTTGCGGCCGCGGCACAGGCTCCGTCGAAGCCGGCCCCCGCTGCGCAAGAATCCGCCAATCCACCGGCCGGCGACGCCACCCCGGACGACGCGCCGTCGACCGGCATGCAACCGATCGAACAACGCAAGCCCGAAGCGCCGCTGGACGATCAGCAACGCCGGGCGATGGCGATCAAAAACTTGGAAGCCATCACCGAGGCGTTGATTTCTTACAAGGACGACAACGGTCGATTGCCCACCGCCGCAATGGTGCACGAAGGCTTCCCGACGTTGTCTTGGCGCGTCAGCCTGCTGCCGTATCTCGGTTACCAGGATCTGTATGACCAGTTCGATCCAACATTGCCGTGGAACCGTGGCAAGAACAAGGAATTGCTGAAATACATTCCGGATGTGTACGTCTCGCCGGAACGATTTGACACCAAGACGAATTGGTTGCTGCCAGCACACGAGGCCTTCATCTTTGGCGAAAACCGTGCCCCACGTGATGTTCGGATCGAAGACGGTCTGGGCGACACGTTGATGCTGGTCGAGGTCCAAGACGGCTTGGCGGTGGAGTGGACCCAGCCTAAAGATTTCGATCCACCCGATCGCCGTGATTTCAAAGACCTGTTGGGCGCCCAACGTGGCGACGGCATCCTGGGCGCATGGGCCAACGGCTACACAACGTTTCTTTCCAGCGGCGTGGGCGCGAGTCAATTGGCCGCCGCGATGAGCTATGAATCGGGGGAACCTTTCCGGGCCGCTCAAATTCATCGCGATCCCGATGTCGGTCCCGTCGCGAGCAACGCGATGACATCAACCGTCTCCACGACGACGGCGGCGGCAACATCGCCAAGCACGCCACGGACCACGACCGCAACAGTTTCGCAAGGCTCGCGGCCCCGCGGCCGAGCCGTCGAGCGTCTGAATGAAATGAAACCCAGCCGCGAAGAAATCAATCGTGCGGGCAAACGGCTGCAGGACATCTATGCCGATCGCATTCGCGAAGCAGAACAGCTGACGCAGAAACGCAAAATCCTGAGCGAAATGTTGATCCAGGCGGAACGACTAGAAGCCGATCCGGCGGGAGCCTACGCGCTGCGATCCGCCGCGATGAAGCTGGCCGTCGATACCGGAGACATCCGATCATTACTGCGAGCCGTCGATTCACGAGTTCAACGTTTTGCCGTCGACCCGTACGAAGTCAACGCAACGGCGCTTGCGGCGTTTGCCGAACGGAACATGCGAAACGACAACGCGCGACGCGCGGCCAGCGAATTTGCCAAGCGGGCCGTGGTGACGATCCGTGACGGAATCCTGCAAGACGACTATGACGGCTGCGGCAAGCTGGCCAGCATGGCCGCGGCGATGCAAAAGTCGGATTCGGGCAATCGTTATCAATTGAATCTTCGCAACCGAAATGAAGTCGACCCTCAAAAATTGTGGACACGGCTAAGCAGTCTTTTGTCATCGACCAAGCAACGTTATGCCGACGCAGCGGAACAATTGGCTCTGTTCCGGCAAGACGACAGCGACGGCGATGCCGCTTCATCGGTCGGACGCTTTCTTTGCTTCATCAAAGGCGATTGGCAAACCGGTTTGCCGTTGCTAACCCAAGGCGGTATCGAAGCGTTGCAAACCGCGGCGCAGCGCGACTTGCAAGGTGCGGCCAACGTCGGCGAACAGGTCGCTCTAGGCGACATGTGGTGGGAACTCGGCCAGCGTGCAAAGGCCGGCGTGTACAAGCAAGGTGCGTTGGATCGCGCCGGTTTCTGGTACGAATCGGTCTACGAAGTGATGCCGGAATCGTTGGACAAGCTGCACGTCAAAGCGCGTCTGGATGAATTGAACGAAGGGGTTCCCGGCAGCCCGCTTGCAGCCCTGCGACAACTCAGTCTGCATCTGCAAATTCCCCCCGATGCAACGTTGGAACAACTTGCCACCGGGAACGGCCGTGCGTTCGGAAACGACGATGATGACGACGATTAA
- a CDS encoding DUF1559 domain-containing protein gives MTDCKAQRPQRRFGRTGFTLIEMLVVISIIGILAALLLPAISRAREAARGTQCQNNLKQFGIGMASRAAADPSGALCSGSFDFERDGVPTEIGWVADMVKRGFLASELRCPSNGAQTSKAIHQILDSPLTAFVTDSCNDRLGNPGYVDEMGVEIKNIARRIAEGGFAPGSDERGELVRVQMLEDGYNTNFAASWFLTRSEFRLDADGNPQLDAAGCDTDPRGRHVTRGPLTTRLLDSGRAAISTVPLLADASYGGIMTSSAGELLSGTPFTVPMVGMPVHHVETPSAPSKSGVLQVPSFPAGTTRTGASGWLRSWNYETRQDYRGMAPIHSGVVNVLMADGSVHGITDKNGDGFINNGFPAVTGMWTSAEEETTDLTLASYYTLTSKGEQN, from the coding sequence GTGACAGATTGTAAGGCCCAACGACCGCAACGTCGTTTCGGGCGAACCGGTTTTACGCTGATCGAAATGCTGGTGGTGATCTCCATCATCGGCATCTTGGCGGCGTTGTTGTTGCCAGCGATCTCTCGCGCCCGCGAAGCGGCACGTGGCACCCAGTGCCAAAACAACTTGAAGCAATTCGGCATCGGCATGGCCAGCCGCGCAGCTGCGGATCCCAGCGGGGCGTTGTGCAGCGGCAGCTTTGATTTCGAACGTGACGGTGTGCCCACGGAAATCGGCTGGGTCGCCGACATGGTCAAACGAGGCTTCCTCGCGTCGGAGTTACGTTGTCCCAGCAACGGTGCCCAGACTTCCAAAGCAATCCACCAAATCCTGGATTCTCCGCTGACAGCATTTGTAACGGACAGTTGCAACGACCGGCTGGGCAACCCTGGTTACGTCGACGAAATGGGTGTCGAAATCAAAAACATCGCCCGACGCATCGCCGAAGGCGGCTTTGCACCTGGATCGGATGAACGTGGCGAACTGGTTCGCGTTCAAATGCTGGAAGACGGTTACAACACGAATTTTGCCGCGTCTTGGTTCCTGACCCGCAGCGAGTTTCGGTTGGATGCCGATGGCAATCCTCAATTGGATGCGGCCGGCTGCGATACGGATCCTCGTGGACGCCACGTGACCCGCGGACCGTTGACGACGCGTTTGCTGGACAGCGGTCGTGCGGCCATCAGCACGGTTCCTCTTTTGGCGGATGCATCCTACGGCGGCATCATGACATCATCGGCGGGCGAACTGTTGTCAGGGACACCGTTCACCGTGCCGATGGTCGGCATGCCCGTTCATCACGTGGAAACACCATCGGCCCCGTCGAAGTCGGGTGTGTTGCAGGTCCCAAGCTTTCCGGCCGGCACGACGCGGACGGGAGCCAGCGGATGGTTGCGAAGCTGGAACTACGAAACTCGCCAAGATTACCGGGGCATGGCCCCCATCCACAGTGGCGTTGTGAATGTCTTGATGGCCGACGGTTCGGTCCACGGCATCACCGACAAGAACGGCGACGGCTTCATTAACAACGGCTTTCCCGCGGTCACCGGGATGTGGACCAGTGCCGAGGAAGAAACCACGGACCTGACGCTTGCCAGTTACTACACGTTGACCAGCAAAGGCGAACAGAACTAA
- the pilM gene encoding pilus assembly protein PilM: MNPPASAAGSTRIACVACQHANDPSAKFCASCGHSLYESCIQCGKPVLLDQKFCGSCGADLNAAVQKHRAQLESWMAMAIDKTKQNDFKESLALLNRVANQTDVRYRDLADHAKKAIEKVEGISNSLQSDTQQRLQLAQQAFQSRQYTQVVESLSKVSESLLTEEAQRILRVSRHHVDQVSALRGELSERIEHKDWATAGHLLEQLLELVPGDPKYTKLAQQAAGKLIKSVSRRAARHDYLGALAKLEAIPEFCRDDEHATELNRIRNIHWLASQFEPEPYATATLGRIAVRYSKDSPHDGRATQLVNDLAARLKKAPQDQRRASPSYLAPPTAWLGGDAALFALPKSIDTQAAPDFRRRPGRFAVATGLALQGLGLARIDRALGMKKRLLGGLGGRGRTTCWGIDIGTSTIHAVLLRKEKSDDRPVVVQTYFAELESPVCRVGNDQREPVIIKAAIEKMLETIDVGDTDVFSSFSSSQVVSRFLTLPPVKDKMVANLIEQETRQQIPIPIEDLDVVTYVGQLGEDESKGRPALIAAAKKHLVQIRMDLLKDSGLNVVGLQNESVALVNFAAFEFQDVFEEEIEPVGGLAKVPSVALIDAGASSTRLAFVSAEHCWYWTIDSGSEELTSVLARISQQTKEEAEKLKCNPAALPKPADMYDPVEQKLAALRGRLERIAGEGLGENEHFQVQQTWCFGGACLAHAWIRRVMLAATS, from the coding sequence ATGAATCCGCCTGCCTCTGCCGCCGGGTCCACCCGCATCGCCTGTGTCGCGTGCCAACATGCCAACGACCCGTCCGCGAAATTTTGCGCTAGTTGTGGACACAGTCTGTATGAATCGTGCATCCAATGCGGCAAACCAGTCCTGTTGGATCAAAAGTTTTGTGGGTCATGCGGCGCGGACCTGAATGCCGCGGTTCAGAAGCACCGTGCGCAGTTGGAAAGCTGGATGGCGATGGCCATCGACAAGACAAAGCAAAATGATTTCAAAGAATCGTTGGCTTTGCTGAATCGTGTCGCCAATCAAACCGACGTCCGCTATCGCGATTTGGCCGACCATGCCAAGAAGGCCATTGAGAAAGTCGAAGGCATCTCCAACAGCCTTCAATCGGACACGCAGCAACGATTGCAGTTGGCTCAACAGGCATTCCAATCGCGCCAATACACCCAAGTGGTTGAAAGCCTGAGCAAGGTTTCCGAATCGCTTCTGACCGAAGAAGCCCAACGCATTCTTCGGGTCAGTCGTCACCACGTTGACCAGGTTTCCGCCCTACGAGGCGAACTGTCCGAAAGAATCGAACACAAGGATTGGGCCACAGCCGGACACTTGTTGGAACAGCTGTTGGAACTCGTGCCGGGCGATCCGAAGTACACGAAGCTGGCACAACAGGCGGCCGGGAAACTGATCAAGAGCGTCAGTCGTCGCGCCGCTCGACACGACTACTTGGGCGCGTTGGCCAAGCTGGAAGCGATTCCCGAATTCTGTCGTGATGATGAACACGCCACCGAACTGAATCGAATTCGCAACATCCACTGGCTGGCATCTCAATTCGAACCCGAACCCTACGCCACCGCCACGTTGGGACGCATCGCGGTACGCTATTCCAAAGACTCACCGCACGACGGACGTGCCACCCAGTTGGTCAACGATCTGGCGGCGCGATTGAAGAAGGCACCGCAAGACCAGCGACGGGCTTCACCGTCCTACCTTGCGCCGCCGACCGCTTGGCTTGGCGGTGACGCGGCGTTGTTTGCCTTACCCAAATCAATCGATACTCAAGCCGCACCCGATTTTCGCCGTCGGCCCGGACGTTTTGCCGTCGCCACGGGGTTGGCTCTTCAGGGTTTGGGGCTGGCACGAATCGACCGTGCGTTGGGAATGAAAAAACGGTTGCTGGGCGGACTGGGCGGTCGCGGGCGGACGACTTGCTGGGGAATCGACATCGGAACGTCGACCATCCACGCGGTCCTTCTGCGCAAGGAAAAGTCCGACGACCGCCCCGTGGTGGTGCAAACCTACTTTGCGGAATTGGAAAGCCCGGTTTGTCGCGTGGGCAATGACCAACGAGAACCGGTCATCATCAAAGCCGCGATCGAAAAGATGCTGGAGACCATTGATGTCGGTGACACCGATGTCTTTTCCAGTTTTTCGTCCAGCCAAGTGGTCAGTCGCTTTCTGACTCTTCCACCGGTCAAGGACAAGATGGTCGCCAACTTGATCGAACAGGAAACACGGCAACAGATTCCGATCCCGATCGAAGATTTGGACGTGGTCACCTATGTGGGCCAGCTGGGCGAAGACGAATCCAAGGGTCGACCGGCGCTGATTGCCGCCGCAAAGAAACACTTGGTCCAAATTCGGATGGACCTGCTGAAAGACAGCGGCCTGAACGTCGTCGGACTGCAAAACGAATCGGTCGCCCTGGTGAACTTTGCCGCGTTCGAATTCCAAGACGTTTTCGAAGAAGAAATCGAACCCGTTGGCGGATTGGCCAAAGTCCCATCGGTCGCCCTGATCGATGCCGGAGCCTCATCGACACGCTTGGCGTTTGTATCGGCCGAGCATTGCTGGTACTGGACCATCGATTCGGGCAGCGAAGAACTGACCAGTGTTCTGGCCCGAATCTCTCAACAGACCAAGGAAGAGGCGGAGAAACTGAAGTGCAACCCCGCCGCGTTGCCCAAGCCTGCTGATATGTACGACCCGGTGGAACAGAAATTGGCGGCGCTTCGCGGCCGATTGGAACGTATCGCCGGCGAAGGACTGGGCGAGAATGAACATTTTCAAGTGCAACAGACCTGGTGCTTCGGCGGCGCGTGTTTAGCGCATGCTTGGATCCGCCGCGTCATGCTGGCCGCCACGTCTTGA
- a CDS encoding DUF1573 domain-containing protein yields MSRFSKSLLATLGGLAFIGLVAASLTLIVRYKPYGVPDHRRAEYEARVAALRQHEMDRKQNADTAQPKATVDATRHHFGMLDPHVTATHQFRVTNQGEAPLTLDVTDTTCKCTVGNVQQKLLMPGESTDVTLQWNTGYQAEHYEQTARIETNDPGRPTIKLTIEGTIRARLVAPESIPLQAANPGQPNQGSFLYYSQLPGDVILENIQSDAEGLQWNVTQLDPTKESRLADAEAWSAWKVELSCVSASSGIFEIPATLTFRQTDNDETMVREATITGRVHQAISFHSPDIHSQTGLELGTMVNDRQHVTHVLVRQRDRLDRQLKVLKVEPESLQASMKPLAKEGNYRLTIEVPAGATPAIFNLDNKQGYVQVGDPDTPGLSNWFPVQGCVVELEKS; encoded by the coding sequence ATGTCTCGGTTTTCCAAAAGCCTTCTTGCCACACTGGGCGGGCTTGCTTTCATCGGCCTGGTCGCCGCATCGTTGACCCTGATCGTTCGCTACAAGCCCTACGGCGTTCCGGACCACCGCCGTGCCGAATACGAAGCCCGTGTTGCCGCCCTTCGTCAGCACGAAATGGACCGCAAGCAAAACGCGGACACGGCACAACCCAAAGCCACCGTGGATGCGACACGTCATCATTTCGGGATGCTGGATCCCCACGTCACCGCGACCCACCAATTTCGTGTCACCAATCAAGGCGAAGCGCCGCTGACCTTGGACGTGACCGATACCACTTGCAAATGCACGGTCGGCAACGTTCAGCAGAAACTTCTGATGCCGGGTGAATCCACCGACGTCACGTTGCAATGGAACACGGGCTATCAAGCCGAACATTACGAACAAACCGCCCGGATCGAAACCAATGATCCCGGTCGCCCCACCATCAAGCTGACCATCGAAGGCACGATCCGCGCACGCTTGGTCGCGCCCGAATCGATCCCCTTGCAAGCGGCCAATCCAGGACAGCCCAACCAGGGATCGTTTCTGTATTACAGCCAATTGCCCGGCGACGTGATTCTGGAAAACATCCAATCCGATGCCGAAGGCCTGCAGTGGAACGTCACTCAATTGGACCCAACCAAGGAAAGCCGCCTGGCCGATGCCGAAGCCTGGTCGGCTTGGAAAGTCGAATTGTCATGCGTGTCCGCATCGTCGGGGATCTTTGAAATCCCGGCGACCTTGACCTTCCGCCAAACGGACAACGACGAAACGATGGTCCGCGAAGCCACCATCACCGGTCGTGTTCACCAAGCGATCAGCTTTCACAGCCCCGACATTCATTCCCAAACCGGCCTGGAACTGGGCACGATGGTCAACGACCGCCAGCACGTCACCCACGTGCTGGTCCGGCAACGAGACCGTTTGGATCGCCAATTGAAGGTGCTGAAGGTCGAACCCGAATCGTTGCAGGCATCGATGAAACCGTTGGCCAAGGAGGGCAATTATCGACTAACGATCGAAGTCCCCGCCGGCGCGACACCAGCCATCTTTAACCTGGACAACAAGCAAGGCTACGTGCAGGTCGGCGATCCCGACACGCCCGGACTGTCGAATTGGTTTCCCGTTCAAGGATGTGTGGTCGAACTGGAGAAATCATGA
- a CDS encoding DUF1559 family PulG-like putative transporter has product MKSQQKSGFTLIELLVVIAVIALLAALLLPAITRAREAARAAQCQANLKNVGIGLYKYSVRSPGGTFCSGASDFRRDGCMDTYGWVADLVNVGDANMNESLDPSNPLKGSEKINDLYGKDTADNKDGAPLARLSAGVCGAADWQGISGTGGGTTFASTDPLTDERAELISRHFLTNGYNTNYAASWHLVRGMVRTDTDTSVSPPVLTTATTGGFKGLAGTTGPLSVNVLERSRISSSNIGFIGCAAPGDVDEAIMAATISHDPSGTFGTALGTSDSVEYIPAGSLLTEAFNDGPAFWNDGAKNLDLIGSGVSLAAQQTCERGQPTTAGCAAPTGSTGNGYYLQDTRDWFAVHQGSCNILMGDGHVEVFVDTNADGFLNPGFPVTGLTDAEVSGVGYADDVLEMPRDKFFAGIFLDDGYFKGIFE; this is encoded by the coding sequence ATGAAATCTCAACAAAAATCAGGTTTCACCCTGATCGAATTGTTGGTGGTGATCGCCGTCATCGCCTTGCTGGCTGCTTTGTTGCTGCCGGCCATCACCCGTGCACGTGAAGCCGCCCGTGCGGCCCAGTGCCAAGCCAACCTGAAGAACGTCGGCATCGGCCTGTACAAGTACAGCGTCCGCAGCCCCGGCGGCACATTCTGCAGCGGTGCCAGCGATTTCCGTCGCGACGGATGCATGGACACCTACGGCTGGGTTGCCGACCTGGTCAACGTTGGCGATGCCAACATGAACGAGTCGCTGGACCCGTCCAACCCGCTGAAGGGTTCGGAAAAGATCAATGACTTGTACGGTAAAGACACGGCCGACAACAAAGACGGTGCCCCGCTTGCTCGCCTGAGCGCCGGCGTTTGCGGTGCGGCCGATTGGCAAGGCATCTCGGGAACCGGCGGCGGCACCACGTTCGCCAGCACCGACCCGTTGACCGACGAGCGTGCCGAACTGATCTCGCGCCACTTCCTGACCAACGGTTACAACACCAACTACGCCGCCAGCTGGCACTTGGTCCGCGGCATGGTCCGCACCGACACCGACACCTCGGTTTCGCCTCCGGTCCTGACCACCGCGACCACCGGCGGATTCAAAGGTCTGGCCGGAACCACCGGCCCGCTGAGCGTGAACGTTCTGGAACGTAGCCGCATCAGCAGCAGCAACATCGGATTCATCGGATGTGCAGCCCCTGGCGACGTCGACGAAGCCATCATGGCCGCCACCATTTCGCACGACCCGTCGGGCACCTTTGGTACCGCCCTGGGAACCTCCGACAGCGTCGAATACATCCCGGCCGGCTCTTTGCTGACCGAAGCTTTCAACGACGGTCCGGCTTTCTGGAACGACGGTGCAAAGAACTTGGACTTGATCGGCTCGGGCGTTTCGCTGGCCGCACAACAAACGTGTGAGCGTGGCCAACCGACGACCGCCGGTTGTGCAGCCCCGACCGGTTCGACCGGCAACGGATACTACTTGCAAGATACCCGTGACTGGTTCGCCGTTCACCAAGGTTCGTGCAACATCCTGATGGGCGATGGTCACGTCGAAGTCTTCGTCGACACCAACGCCGACGGATTCCTGAACCCCGGATTCCCCGTCACCGGTCTGACCGACGCCGAAGTTTCCGGCGTTGGCTATGCCGACGACGTTTTGGAAATGCCTCGCGACAAGTTCTTCGCCGGCATCTTCCTGGACGACGGATACTTCAAGGGCATCTTCGAGTGA